The following are from one region of the Francisella opportunistica genome:
- the dxr gene encoding 1-deoxy-D-xylulose-5-phosphate reductoisomerase: MSKIKVTILGATGSIGDSTLAVIRESNDFEVFALTAFSNIEKLVNLCREFKPKFAVVPNLNKKQELQSLVSDVEILLAEEGLEKVASLPEVDIVMSAIVGIAGLRPTFAAAKAGKKILLANKESLVTAGHLLVDEVIKNNAQLIPVDSEHNAIFQCVDNVNKQYAKDIEQIILTASGGPFRDMQLYELSDVTPEQACAHPNWDMGRKISVDSSTMVNKALEVVEAYWLFAVPADKISVLIHPQSIIHSMVKYIDGSYLAQLGVQDMKTPIANALYYPLRGETQVAKLDFTKCELTFRNACFERFEALKIVFENLQNKNYAANIVFNAANEKLVSAFLDKKIKYLEIIEVNKKVTKELNFENPTNIEEVFEIDRKTREYVDSVLG, encoded by the coding sequence ATGTCTAAAATTAAAGTAACTATACTAGGGGCTACAGGATCTATTGGTGATAGTACTCTTGCTGTAATTAGGGAGAGTAACGATTTTGAAGTTTTTGCTTTAACAGCATTTAGTAACATTGAGAAGCTGGTGAATCTTTGTAGAGAATTTAAGCCTAAGTTTGCTGTGGTCCCAAATTTAAATAAAAAACAAGAGTTACAATCACTAGTTTCAGATGTTGAAATTTTATTAGCTGAAGAGGGACTTGAGAAAGTGGCTAGTTTGCCAGAGGTTGATATAGTTATGTCTGCTATAGTTGGTATTGCAGGGCTTAGGCCGACTTTTGCAGCAGCTAAAGCTGGTAAGAAAATTTTGCTTGCTAACAAAGAATCGTTAGTAACAGCAGGGCACTTATTGGTAGATGAAGTTATAAAAAATAATGCTCAACTTATACCTGTAGATAGTGAGCACAATGCGATATTTCAATGTGTAGATAACGTTAATAAGCAATATGCCAAAGATATCGAACAAATAATTTTGACAGCATCGGGTGGACCTTTTAGAGATATGCAGTTATATGAGCTAAGTGATGTAACACCTGAACAGGCATGTGCTCACCCTAATTGGGACATGGGAAGAAAAATTTCTGTTGATAGCTCTACTATGGTGAATAAAGCTTTAGAAGTAGTAGAAGCATATTGGCTTTTTGCTGTCCCTGCTGATAAAATAAGCGTTTTGATTCATCCTCAGAGTATAATTCACTCAATGGTGAAGTATATTGATGGTAGTTATTTGGCTCAGCTAGGAGTACAGGATATGAAAACGCCTATAGCAAACGCCTTATACTATCCTCTTAGAGGTGAAACACAAGTCGCTAAGCTTGATTTTACAAAGTGTGAATTGACCTTTAGAAATGCATGTTTTGAAAGATTTGAAGCATTGAAGATTGTATTTGAGAACTTACAGAATAAAAACTATGCGGCAAATATAGTTTTTAATGCTGCTAATGAAAAGCTAGTATCTGCATTTTTAGATAAAAAAATTAAATATTTAGAGATAATAGAAGTAAACAAAAAAGTAACAAAAGAGTTAAATTTTGAGAATCCAACAAATATAGAAGAAGTTTTTGAGATAGATAGAAAAACTCGAGAGTATGTGGATTCTGTTTTGGGGTAA
- a CDS encoding OmpH family outer membrane protein — MKKFALSICVLASAFTAAYADTKIAVVNPVEIFNDSDLGSVSVKKLENDLKPEASKLKQEQDNIMQQMKALQDNSATMTKSELDKKQQQIQKEQQNFAEKARILQQKEYMLKDKLSKKFQSSFDKAVQTIAQQKKYNIVLTTQALAYVNNVDDISSQVIELMNKDSE; from the coding sequence ATGAAAAAATTTGCTTTATCAATATGCGTTTTGGCGAGTGCATTTACCGCAGCGTATGCAGACACTAAAATAGCTGTAGTTAATCCGGTTGAGATCTTCAATGATTCTGATTTGGGATCTGTGAGTGTTAAGAAACTTGAAAATGACCTTAAACCTGAGGCTTCAAAGCTTAAGCAAGAACAAGATAATATTATGCAGCAGATGAAAGCTTTACAAGATAATTCTGCGACTATGACTAAGAGTGAATTAGATAAAAAACAGCAGCAAATCCAAAAAGAACAACAAAACTTTGCTGAAAAAGCACGAATCTTGCAACAAAAAGAGTATATGTTAAAAGATAAACTATCAAAGAAATTCCAATCTTCATTTGATAAGGCAGTACAAACAATTGCTCAGCAAAAAAAATATAACATAGTGCTTACAACGCAGGCATTAGCTTATGTTAATAATGTCGATGATATATCAAGCCAGGTTATTGAGTTGATGAATAAAGACTCTGAATAG
- the bamA gene encoding outer membrane protein assembly factor BamA, with protein MFFLRKKFVLASLLMGIAFNGWADNDSFILDNVSINGLEGLQSDVVKSRVGYKKGSYITPEDTNQIINNLYGTGFFNSVDLYRKGSNLFINVKERPIIAGFSFSGNKKLSKDNLEKVFTDAGIYVGNVYNPNTMFLLKQSLLNQYSMMGLYGAKIQENIRKLPNNRIDININFQEGKPATVDSINFVGNKSFADADLDSSIAFQVPSIWNLWGFLSPFDSYSPDGMNQSVQGITNYYLDRGYLDFKVTSKQASMSKDREHSYITFDVAEGQIYKVGSVSLTGKFILPKSELQSLVKIKQGEVFSKTKLVDTVEGIKTLLGSKGYAFAIVNPIPTVDKNNHIVAFKIVVDAGKKVYVNRINFFGNNITNDYVFRRQLQYYEQSRYNKEAIDKSQRRLDQLPYVASADMELVPVEGSDDLVDVNYNIKERNANSVSGSLGFSDLYGFMIGGRLNMPNVFGTGNTFNLNAQLSIPFQQLDISYIDPFFTTSGVSQSISAYINRSNFAKTNAVAAYQLDTIGARLMYGLPISTFSNVSAGITFANNTVKQSDGYQSSIVQWFIQQQGGRNNFNEPALTAGWSYDNSNKYIFATDGGSFNLNGSVNIPVISNINAYKVEVGGTYNIAVPNTDMSALTIRAGVQYGGGFGKTQELPFYENFYGGGWGSVRGFLQGSLGPRDINLVDGSTGNSIGGNLNIYNNYDLLFPVPFIKDSSKMRIGAFLDIGNTYTTYNLSGVVAPTPKQETVPSFSNLKYSVGIEFRWASPMGPLAVSFAQPFNVQAGDVTQVFQFSLGQNF; from the coding sequence GTGTTTTTTTTAAGAAAGAAGTTTGTATTAGCCTCTCTTCTTATGGGTATTGCATTTAATGGCTGGGCAGATAATGACAGTTTTATATTAGATAACGTATCTATTAATGGACTAGAGGGTCTACAAAGTGATGTAGTTAAAAGCCGTGTTGGTTATAAGAAAGGTAGTTACATTACACCAGAAGATACAAACCAGATTATCAATAATCTTTATGGTACAGGCTTTTTTAACAGTGTAGATCTGTATCGTAAAGGAAGTAATCTTTTTATTAATGTCAAAGAAAGACCGATTATAGCAGGGTTTAGTTTTAGTGGTAATAAAAAGCTTAGTAAAGATAATCTTGAGAAAGTCTTTACTGATGCTGGTATATATGTAGGTAATGTTTACAATCCTAATACAATGTTTTTGCTTAAGCAATCTTTGCTTAATCAATATTCTATGATGGGTTTATATGGTGCAAAAATACAAGAAAATATCAGAAAACTACCTAATAATAGAATTGATATAAATATAAACTTTCAGGAGGGTAAGCCTGCAACTGTTGATTCGATAAACTTTGTAGGTAACAAAAGTTTTGCTGATGCGGACTTAGATAGTAGTATTGCATTTCAAGTACCTTCGATATGGAATTTATGGGGGTTTTTGTCACCATTTGATAGTTATTCACCAGATGGTATGAATCAGTCTGTCCAAGGCATAACTAATTATTATCTAGATAGAGGTTATTTAGATTTTAAGGTCACTTCAAAACAAGCTTCTATGTCTAAAGATCGTGAGCATTCATATATTACTTTTGATGTTGCAGAAGGTCAGATTTATAAAGTTGGTAGCGTTTCTTTAACTGGTAAGTTTATTTTACCAAAATCAGAGTTACAATCTTTGGTAAAGATAAAACAAGGTGAAGTGTTTTCAAAAACTAAACTGGTTGATACAGTTGAGGGTATAAAAACTCTGTTAGGTAGTAAGGGATATGCTTTTGCTATAGTTAATCCTATCCCTACAGTTGATAAGAACAATCATATAGTTGCTTTTAAAATTGTTGTAGATGCTGGAAAGAAAGTTTATGTAAATAGAATAAATTTCTTTGGCAATAACATAACTAATGATTATGTATTTCGTCGTCAGTTACAATATTATGAGCAAAGCCGCTATAATAAAGAAGCAATAGATAAGTCTCAAAGAAGGTTAGATCAATTACCATATGTTGCCTCAGCTGATATGGAGCTTGTTCCTGTTGAAGGATCTGATGATTTGGTTGATGTGAACTATAATATTAAAGAGAGGAATGCTAACTCGGTAAGTGGAAGCTTAGGTTTCTCTGATTTATATGGTTTTATGATAGGCGGTAGGCTAAATATGCCTAACGTTTTTGGTACTGGTAATACTTTTAACCTTAATGCGCAGCTTTCAATACCTTTCCAACAATTAGATATAAGTTATATTGATCCATTCTTTACTACATCAGGGGTTAGCCAAAGTATTTCTGCATACATAAATAGATCAAACTTTGCTAAGACAAATGCTGTTGCTGCGTATCAATTAGATACGATTGGCGCAAGATTGATGTATGGTCTACCTATATCAACATTTAGTAATGTTTCAGCAGGTATAACTTTTGCTAATAATACAGTTAAACAATCAGATGGCTACCAATCTTCAATTGTACAATGGTTTATACAACAGCAGGGCGGTAGAAACAACTTTAATGAGCCAGCACTAACAGCAGGTTGGAGTTATGATAACTCAAATAAATATATTTTTGCTACAGATGGTGGGTCATTTAATTTAAATGGTTCTGTCAATATTCCAGTTATTAGTAATATCAACGCTTATAAGGTAGAAGTTGGAGGTACTTATAACATAGCTGTACCAAATACTGATATGTCAGCTCTAACAATAAGAGCTGGGGTTCAATATGGTGGTGGCTTTGGTAAGACTCAAGAACTACCATTTTATGAGAACTTCTACGGTGGTGGTTGGGGAAGCGTACGTGGTTTCTTACAAGGTTCGCTAGGTCCACGTGATATTAACTTAGTAGATGGTTCTACGGGTAATTCAATTGGTGGTAACCTTAATATTTATAATAACTATGATTTACTATTTCCAGTACCTTTTATTAAGGATAGTTCTAAGATGAGAATAGGTGCATTTTTAGATATTGGTAACACATATACGACTTACAATTTGAGTGGAGTAGTAGCTCCTACTCCAAAACAAGAAACTGTACCTTCATTTTCCAACCTAAAATACTCTGTTGGTATTGAATTTAGATGGGCTTCACCAATGGGGCCTTTGGCTGTATCGTTTGCTCAACCATTTAATGTACAGGCTGGTGATGTAACACAAGTATTCCAGTTCTCATTAGGACAAAATTTCTAA